From the Acidimicrobiia bacterium genome, one window contains:
- a CDS encoding phosphoribosyltransferase family protein, whose amino-acid sequence MAFRDRRDAGRRLASVLAPLHGVQPLVVALPRGGVPVAAEIAQDLDAPLDVALVRKVGAPMQRELAIGAVSEDGIVVIDEHLVARLGIGRAELRNLVERAQREIGEQATELRPGRASVRVKGRTVVVVDDGLATGSTMRAALAALRRRGAARVVVAVPVGAPDTCDALRDEADDVVCLASPPQFSSVGQWYEDFSPVSDDEVRHLLAAADRRCSEHTTGETIAVPSTYDVTLDLRDARVPGRLAVAPGCSGAVVFAHGSGSSHRSVRNRRVATALEQAGLSTLLFDLLTPEESADRRNVFDIPLLGRRLLDATAWLVQQAGFADVAVGWFGASTGAGAALWAAPDAGGRVRAIVSRGGRPDLARERLVDVNVPTLLVVGGADVDVLELNRDAQHALHGAETRLEIVAGATHLFEEPGAMEQVTDLARDWFLAHLSATPASASVL is encoded by the coding sequence GGCGTGCCCGTCGCAGCCGAGATCGCGCAGGACCTGGACGCGCCCCTCGACGTCGCGCTCGTCCGCAAGGTGGGCGCACCGATGCAGCGTGAGCTCGCGATCGGTGCCGTGAGCGAGGACGGCATCGTCGTCATCGACGAGCACCTCGTCGCGCGGCTCGGCATCGGGCGTGCCGAGCTGAGGAACCTCGTCGAACGCGCGCAACGCGAGATCGGCGAGCAGGCCACGGAGCTGCGGCCGGGGCGGGCGTCGGTGCGCGTGAAAGGCCGGACGGTCGTCGTCGTGGACGACGGGCTCGCGACCGGCTCGACCATGCGTGCTGCGCTCGCCGCGTTGCGGCGCCGCGGCGCGGCGCGCGTCGTCGTCGCCGTGCCGGTCGGCGCGCCCGACACGTGCGACGCGCTGCGCGACGAAGCCGACGACGTCGTCTGTCTCGCGTCGCCGCCGCAGTTCAGCAGCGTCGGCCAGTGGTACGAGGACTTCTCACCCGTCTCGGACGACGAGGTCCGCCACCTGCTCGCCGCGGCCGACCGCCGATGCAGCGAGCACACGACGGGCGAGACGATCGCGGTCCCGAGCACGTACGACGTCACGCTCGATCTGCGCGACGCGCGCGTGCCCGGTCGGCTCGCGGTCGCGCCCGGGTGCAGCGGCGCGGTCGTGTTCGCGCACGGCAGCGGGAGCAGTCATCGCAGCGTGCGCAACCGCCGCGTTGCGACCGCGCTCGAGCAGGCCGGCCTGTCGACCCTCCTGTTCGACCTCCTGACGCCGGAGGAGTCCGCCGACCGCCGCAACGTGTTCGACATCCCGCTGCTCGGCCGCAGGCTGCTCGACGCGACCGCGTGGCTCGTCCAGCAGGCCGGGTTCGCGGACGTCGCGGTCGGGTGGTTCGGTGCGAGCACGGGTGCCGGCGCCGCGCTGTGGGCCGCGCCGGACGCGGGCGGCCGTGTGCGCGCGATCGTCTCGCGCGGCGGCCGTCCCGATCTCGCGCGCGAGCGTCTCGTCGACGTGAACGTGCCGACGCTGCTCGTCGTCGGGGGCGCGGACGTCGACGTCCTCGAGCTCAACCGCGACGCGCAGCACGCGCTGCACGGCGCCGAGACGCGTCTCGAGATCGTCGCCGGTGCGACGCACCTGTTCGAGGAGCCCGGCGCGATGGAGCAGGTGACGGACCTCGCCCGCGACTGGTTCCTCGCGCACCTCAGCGCGACCCCCGCGTCCGCCTCCGTTCTCTGA
- the ribB gene encoding 3,4-dihydroxy-2-butanone-4-phosphate synthase: MPYAPIEDALRRIRRGEMVLVTDDEERENEGDLTMAAGWVTPEAINFMLRWARGLVCMPCDAHRLDELEIGPMVPPERATCDTAFAVSIDHVSVGSGISAQDRAETIRRVLDPLTEPVDFHRPGHVFPLRARPGGVLERRGHTEAAVDLARLAGLPPVAVICEVLHDDGSPARRPYLEMFAEEHRVTMISVEQVVEHRARVEAGSATAAVEAPLLL; this comes from the coding sequence ATGCCGTACGCCCCGATCGAGGACGCGCTCCGCCGGATCCGGCGCGGCGAGATGGTGCTCGTCACCGACGACGAGGAGCGCGAGAACGAGGGCGACCTCACCATGGCGGCGGGGTGGGTGACGCCCGAGGCGATCAACTTCATGCTGCGGTGGGCGCGCGGGCTCGTCTGCATGCCCTGCGACGCGCACCGCCTCGACGAGCTGGAGATCGGCCCGATGGTCCCGCCCGAGCGCGCGACGTGCGACACCGCGTTCGCGGTGTCGATCGACCACGTGTCGGTGGGCAGCGGCATCTCCGCGCAGGACCGTGCCGAGACGATCCGCCGCGTCCTCGACCCGCTCACCGAGCCCGTCGACTTCCACCGTCCCGGTCACGTGTTCCCGCTCCGCGCCCGCCCCGGTGGCGTGCTCGAACGGCGCGGGCACACCGAGGCCGCGGTCGACCTCGCCCGCCTCGCGGGGCTACCGCCCGTCGCCGTGATCTGCGAGGTGCTCCACGACGACGGCTCGCCGGCGCGCCGCCCGTACCTCGAGATGTTCGCCGAGGAGCATCGCGTCACGATGATCTCGGTCGAGCAGGTCGTCGAGCACCGCGCGCGCGTCGAGGCCGGCTCGGCGACCGCGGCCGTCGAAGCTCCGCTGCTCCTGTAA